One window of Triticum dicoccoides isolate Atlit2015 ecotype Zavitan chromosome 5A, WEW_v2.0, whole genome shotgun sequence genomic DNA carries:
- the LOC119300572 gene encoding uncharacterized protein LOC119300572, whose amino-acid sequence MSSEPPPPPPAAKPPSIPSTTALATAADGTTTISSLGQDQLLDIFLRLPNLPDLVRAALTCRPWLCAVRSSPSFRRLFRALHPAPLLGIFLKVDDDTAPSFAPLRRSDPVVTAALRRGDFFLTSLPLDDAWTVTDCRDGYVLLWNTLSAVAVVNPMTWAVDVISFPDDVADGSLSDFGFLGFHLLTSDENPRSFRVVCLCADVSRVRAAVFSSDTRGWAVHPWVEIGGENSLKYGAGTMVDGSVYWPFYAEGRIIKINTASSVDLPSHTTIDYWQDDFIVGDTKDGELCIVRASDDFRLHVWIRSVGGDGIGIWVRQNMLSLGAEIDRVTRGLEGQVRVVQVRSGCVYFSMTRMTNAGTQRTWFFYLSLETMEIELLIHGTFDDCAFPYHMAWPPCLIGDDGSTGHEVEASC is encoded by the coding sequence ATGTCcagcgagccgccgccgccgccgccagcagcgAAACCTCCGTCCATCCCCTCCACCACTGccctcgccaccgccgccgacgggaCCACCACCATATCCTCCCTCGGCCAAGACCAACTTCTCGACATCTTCCTCCGCCTGCCCAACCTCCCGGATCTCGTCCGCGCCGCGCTCACCTGCCGCCCATGGCTCTGCGCCGTCCGCTCCTCCCCGTCCTTCCGCCGCCTCTTCCGAGCCCTTCACCCAGCGCCCCTCCTCGGGATCTTCCTCAAAGTGGACGACGACACCGCCCCCTCCTTCGCACCCCTGCGCCGCTCGGatcccgtcgtcaccgccgccctccgccgtggcgacttcttcctcacctccctcccgCTGGACGACGCCTGGACTGTCACGGACTGCCGCGACGGTTACGTCCTCCTATGGAATACTCTCTCGGCCGTGGCTGTGGTGAACCCCATGACCTGGGCTGTGGACGTCATCTCCTTCCCCGATGATGTCGCGGATGGGAGTCTCAGCGATTTCGGCTTCCTTGGTTTCCACCTGCTGACTTCCGACGAGAATCCCCGGTCGTTCCGTGTGGTCTGCCTCTGCGCCGACGTCTCTAGGGTTCGTGCTGCCGTCTTCTCGTCGGATACAAGGGGTTGGGCCGTCCACCCATGGGTGGAGATCGGTGGTGAAAACAGCCTCAAGTACGGTGCAGGCACGATGGTGGACGGTTCAGTTTACTGGCCTTTCTATGCCGAAGGACGCATTATCAAGATCAACACTGCCTCCTCTGTGGATCTACCCTCACACACAACTATTGATTACTGGCAAGACGATTTCATCGTTGGGGATACCAAGGATGGAGAACTCTGCATTGTCCGTGCATCCGATGATTTTCGCCTCCATGTTTGGATCCGTAGTGTGGGCGGTGATGGAATTGGGATTTGGGTGCGGCAGAACATGCTCTCTTTGGGTGCGGAAATTGATCGGGTCACTCGGGGCTTGGAGGGCCAAGTCAGGGTTGTGCAAGTGAGGTCTGGATGTGTCTACTTCTCCATGACACGCATGACTAATGCTGGCACACAGCGCACCTGGTTCTTCTACCTTTCATTGGAGACCATGGAGATCGAGTTACTAATCCACGGCACATTTGATGACTGTGCCTTTCCGTATCATATGGCCTGGCCTCCTTGTTTGATTGGTGATGATGGGAGCACTGGACATGAAGTTGAAGCTTCTTGCTGA
- the LOC119300571 gene encoding uncharacterized protein LOC119300571 translates to MAAVALPPAKPPSISSTTMTTTTTTTATAADGTTTTTLIASAAGGTTAITTTTTIKTTSAADGTTTITTTTITTTAPPTTSAVATTTVSSLGQDQLVEIFLRLPNLPALIRAALTCRSWLGAVRSSPSFRRLFRVLHRTPPIGLFLNIDGAATPSFVPLRRSDPEVTAALRRGDFFLTSLPVKAGTLTTWGVMDCRDGYILLWNKLDRPSVDKPSVAVVNPMTWAVDIIPLPGNVKAGKRRNFAFLGFHLLCSDEKPSSFGVVCVCGDKLRVRLAVFSSETWDWVVHPWVEIYGRKNLKFGSGTLVDGSVYWPFHGEGRMIRIDTATMDITSVDLPPQVTVEGCNFMAGETKDAQLCIVYASDDFALHVWTRGVDGDGIEIWVPQKTIGLSEIDRITMDLEGDLEVVQVRSGCVYLSTTCMTPVGTFRCWFFSLSLETMELELLVEGCFDGGACPYIMAWPPCLVGDDGSIGHEVEASQ, encoded by the coding sequence ATGGCGGCAGTGGCTTTGCCACCAGCTAAACCTCCGTCGATCTCGTCCACGACcatgaccaccaccaccaccaccaccgctacCGCCGCCGACGGAACCACCACCACAACCCTAATCGCCTCCGCCGCCGGTGGCACCACTGCCATCACAACCACCACCACGATCAAAACCACCTCCGCCGCCGATGGCACCACCACCATCACAACCACAACCATCACCACCACCGCACCACCAACCACCTCTGCTGTCGCCACCACCACCGTATCCTCCCTCGGACAGGACCAGCTTGTCGAGATCTTCCTCCGCCTGCCCAACCTGCCGGCCCTCATCCGCGCCGCGCTCACCTGCCGCTCCTGGCTCGGCGCCGTCCGCTCCTCCCCGTCCTTCCGCCGCCTCTTCCGCGTCCTCCACCGGACGCCCCCCATCGGCCTCTTCCTCAACATCGACGGCGCTGCCACCCCCTCCTTCGTCCCCCTCCGCCGCTCAGATCCGGAGGtcaccgccgccctccgccgcggcgacttcttcctcacctccctcccAGTGAAGGCCGGCACGTTAACGACCTGGGGTGTCATGGACTGCCGCGACGGTTACATCCTCCTATGGAACAAGCTCGATAGGCCGTCAGTGGACAAGCCCTCCGTCGCCGTCGTGAACCCCATGACCTGGGCCGTGGACATCATCCCGTTGCCCGGCAATGTCAAGGCTGGGAAACGTCGCAATTTCGCCTTCCTTGGTTTCCACCTGCTGTGCTCCGATGAGAAGCCCTCGTCCTTCGGCGTCGTCTGTGTCTGCGGGGATAAGCTAAGGGTTCGTCTCGCCGTCTTCTCGTCCGAGACGTGGGATTGGGTTGTCCACCCGTGGGTGGAAATCTATGGACGCAAGAATCTAAAGTTTGGTTCTGGCACACTCGTGGATGGGTCTGTTTACTGGCCTTTCCATGGCGAAGGGCGCATGATAAGGATCGACACTGCGACCATGGATATCACATCTGTGGATCTACCCCCGCAGGTGACGGTGGAGGGGTGCAATTTCATGGCTGGGGAGACCAAGGATGCCCAACTCTGCATTGTCTATGCATCTGATGATTTTGCTCTTCATGTTTGGACCCGCGGTGTGGATGGTGATGGGATTGAGATTTGGGTGCCGCAGAAGACAATTGGTCTGAGTGAAATTGATAGGATCACTATGGACCTGGAGGGCGACCTCGAAGTCGTGCAGGTTAGGTCTGGATGCGTGTACTTGTCCACAACATGCATGACACCCGTTGGTACATTCCGCTGCTGGTTCTTCTCCCTTTCACTGGAGACAATGGAGCTTGAGTTACTGGTCGAGGGATGCTTTGATGGGGGTGCCTGTCCGTATATTATGGCCTGGCCTCCTTGTTTGGTTGGTGATGATGGGAGCATCGGACATGAAGTTGAAGCTTCTCAATGA